From a region of the Lentilactobacillus curieae genome:
- a CDS encoding SDR family NAD(P)-dependent oxidoreductase, with amino-acid sequence MGKLDGKVAIITGASQGMGASHAKLFVDEGAKVVITDINEEKGNQVASELGDNVIFVKQDVSNEDDWRNVVNEAVDKFGQLDILVNNAGITFSKSIFDLTTDDYMKIFKINQLSVFYGMKYAAEKMKDHGGSIVNISSMNGLVAGALGYTDTKFAVRGMTKAAAIELANYGIRVNSVHPGVISTPMIHQSDNEDLIKEFAKAIPLKRVAEPEEVSKMVLFLASDDSSYSTGSEFVIDGGMTAQ; translated from the coding sequence ATGGGTAAACTTGATGGTAAAGTTGCAATAATTACCGGAGCCTCACAAGGAATGGGTGCAAGTCATGCTAAGTTGTTCGTTGATGAGGGCGCCAAAGTTGTGATTACAGACATTAACGAAGAGAAGGGAAACCAAGTTGCCAGCGAACTTGGCGACAACGTTATTTTTGTTAAGCAAGACGTTTCTAACGAGGATGATTGGCGAAACGTTGTCAATGAAGCAGTTGATAAGTTTGGTCAACTCGACATCCTGGTAAATAATGCTGGGATTACCTTCTCCAAGTCAATTTTTGATTTAACTACTGACGACTACATGAAGATTTTTAAAATCAATCAGTTGAGTGTGTTCTATGGCATGAAGTATGCTGCCGAAAAGATGAAGGATCATGGTGGTAGCATCGTCAATATTTCCTCAATGAATGGACTGGTTGCAGGTGCTTTAGGCTATACAGACACAAAGTTTGCGGTAAGAGGAATGACTAAAGCAGCAGCAATTGAACTTGCAAATTATGGAATTAGGGTCAACTCTGTTCATCCTGGGGTGATTTCAACACCAATGATTCACCAGTCAGACAATGAAGACTTGATCAAGGAATTCGCCAAGGCAATTCCGTTAAAACGAGTTGCAGAACCAGAAGAAGTTTCTAAGATGGTCTTATTCTTGGCTTCGGATGATTCAAGTTACTCGACTGGATCGGAATTCGTTATCGATGGTGGGATGACTGCCCAATAA